ACATCCaaattcgaaaatttaaagAACCCACAAACGGGCTTAAAAAATGAACGAAAAATCGACATGGGTCATTCTTGAAACTCCAAAGAAAGTAGAATTATATTAACAAGGCTGTCCCAAATCAGGATATAAATCAGAAAAAAGCTTATGATTAATGATTATTACCTCGAATAACAAAAATCATTATACACCCTTATCCTATGATGGCTGAGAATAAAGTAAACGCAGTTGTTCGTGCACGTGTGGTAATTATTCGCACGTGCGGAGTGTATGCAAGAAATCATCGGCGAGTGGCTACTGCGCCTCTTCAGCAACTCTGTTCCATTTGGGTTTCTCTTATTCAAACTTTATGCTTGTCAGGCGACGCGCGTCCCCTGTCGCTGTTATCTTAAAaggaaatatttcatatttttttaggagaataatgataaaaaatataaaattattaagttTATGGACGTGTTTCTAAATATAACACTAAATTTTGAACCCAAttctaaaatcatataaagcagtAGAGATTTTTAAACTAGCACATGACCCATTATAATTTGGTTAAAATAACCACCTAAATTATATATGTGCCAAACAAGTAATTAATTATAACCACAATTGTTGCTTCTCTCCatcattaataataaatttatagaatcacaaacatatatgtattagttaatcaaattatatgtttaaatattttttgggctGTAGATTTGACGTGGATGCAACATTTTTCTTGGAAAATTTACTCTTAGTCACTTGCTAAAACTTACATGatttaaggtttttttttaaaaaaaattatatctacGCTTATGTACTAGAATCCCTGGTGTGTGGGTATTTTTCCTTACCAACTTTTTCTCGCTCCAATAGCAGTAGGACATCACCACCCATATTATATCAAACTTTGGGCTCTAGGGACATCTAGCACTAGCAGatgtaaattaatttaacaGATAAAAGGAATGGCAAAAGATCGAGACTTTTTAGCAGATGTAAATTAACTaggataataaaaaatattcaaagaaAATAACCCAAAATGACAatattggtttaaaatttcaaagCGCGAGAATTTCAAAACCCAACATCTACTTTTAAACAATGGCATTGGCAGCACTGGCAATTCGAGCCCACAGGTCCGCACATTTCTTTCCGATTGGGTCAGTGATAGCAGTCCCTGCAAAAGGAGATACAGGTTATAGAAGAAAGTTTTACCTGCTATTCAGCAATGCAGATAAACTAGGAATGCATGGCTCATGCAAAGCTACACACAAATCAAATTTTATCCAACTTCAAGTAGAGTTTGGATTTAACGTCTCAACCCAAGTTAACTCTATCaagagataattttttttttcatttttaaaagcTTATCTAAGTAACAAGTTTACAAGTGTAAATAACATATTTAGTACTTGATTTTGTAGAAATTAAAGGATCTTTAGATAAATTGTGCAGCTTGagttatttaaaatttgttgactCAGAGCTTGAGCTAAAAATTCTTACTCAACCAGATCAAATAGGGGCTACTTGAAGGACTACCTTTCATTTCGCCTATGGGATTAACAATGAGACCCCCCTACACTGCATTATGTGcatatataatcataaaaaagtattatttgcaaaaacaaataagcATTATGAACCCATACAAAACCAATTTGTTGTAGCACACAGATCAATTAAAAATAGATTCAAGGTACAGAAAATAAGGATAGCGCATGTATACACTGAAGCACCGAACTATCTAAGAATAACGAGTCTGCGCAGTTGTTGGCAAAATAATATAGCAACAAGCCCATTATACCTCCAAAGGAGGGAAAAAATATAtgccaattattattattacaactaTAATACTATTGGGTCATCAGAACATCCGCCATTAAATGCTCAAAAATCAAGAATGAAAAATGAGTTGGGACACCTTTCATGGTCAAATTTCTAGTATCTAGCTTCCTGGTACAAAAAAAATACCTTATAATCTGACCATGCTTTCCGTTTTCTAAAGAAACAACGGCTTGGAAGCATTTTTTATTCAACGAACATCCATCAGAGATCAAAGAGCATCAAATTGAAGGTATCCTAGGGAGAAAGGAAACGAATAGGATTATAGGCCTGAGAAAGACCTTTCATGGAAAACTGAAACGTTCAGGTTAGGGAAGAAAAATTATGAGAGATGACAACAGCTCCATCTGCCACCGGAACGACAGGAAACATTATCTACATAACAACTTAATGGCTGCCATTGGCAATAAAACAGACAGGATAAATATCAAGAAGATGGCATTAGAAGATCACGTATGTATATAATTACATATATAGAAATTGGTTCGTGTATTTCCAATCACATGAATATCAAAATATAGTATTCCAAGAACCAATCGCTTATACCCATCTCGTATCCATACAAGCTATCCAATCGACCTTCTTCTAAGAATAACCGAATACCCATAATTTAACTAATGATAAAGCTGCACACAAACGATTTACGAATCAAAGGTAACTCGAACCTTCAAAGTACATAAAGACGCCATCTTTTAGGCGCCACGGCTTGCGTTGGCGGACAATAACTGCAGGCATCACCTTCTTCAGGAGATCCGGCTTACCCTTCTTGACCGTAGCCGTAACCATATCACCGACGCAAGCAGAGGGGAGCCTGTTGAGACGGCCCTTGATCCCCTTCACGGAAATGATGTAGAGATTCTTGGCCCCGGTGTTGTCAGCGCAGTTAACCGTCGCTGCCACGGGCAGACCAAGTGACATCCTGAACTTGTTACCCGCTGGACATTATTATATTTCAGGATAAAATCGAAAACTACAGAGATTCACTACGGCTCTAGATAGGCGGAATCGTACCTCGCTTCTCTGATATCGGCCCTCTCCGGGAAAGAAGAAGGAAGCATTAGGCCCAAATTCATGGCTATCAAATTTCGCATTAGATAATTAATTACTTTACATGTGgatttagaaaaaataaaatagagccCAACCCGGTTTTCGAATTGACGGATTATATCAGATTGGTATTGGGCCGTCTCGCTGAGCCCATTCATTATATATGGCCACGgtcatttaatatattattattttatataaataaatagaaagTGAAATCCATTCGTTAACAAAGAAAGAAGGCATCCGTGCCCTAATTTTCTATTCTGTCTTCAAAGTTCAACACATACGAAACATCTGCTCAGCAGaagaaaacacaagaatttgCGTAACTAAAGTTGGGTGATTAGTGGACGGCTTCATTCGCGATTTCAGGTTGTTTTAGTGTGCTGTATGAATTATTCGGTGTTGCATGCGTGTTTTCTTTGGCTGTAGTTCTTTATgcatcttttttattttgttttcagcATTATTATTTAGTTAATGAGAGGGTTCTTCGATTAAGCCTTTTTTTGCAGTTTTGTCCCTAGTTTTTTTCCTGCAATTACGTGGTATTGGGTTTTCTATTGGAATTGGGGAACTTTGGTTATATTGCTATGTCATTATCTCATGGGAAAGCCATATTATACACTTGAAATTCGAATATTACACGTGTAGTGTTCGGAAAATACCGAATTTCATTGGATTCTGATTTACGATAGAGATTTTTTGCTTCCATGGAAATATTAGCATAGTATTTAGGCACGAATCATTGGATATATTTCGTGGTATTTGGGATTGATACGGACGAAAGAAACAACCCCAGACCATGGTGTAGTGAACTTAATACTAGCTATTTACTTACGCTTTTGTGAATTTTCTGCTACTATCAACTGAATAATTTCAGGATTGTGTCGGTGCTGTCATGTTTTCAATATTTCTTGCCTGAATGTTTTCCCCTTTATATGTAATTCCTTTGTATTTATCTACTTCTTGGTAGGCTATTGGTTTCTACTATGGGAGACAGCGAGTTTGTGGTGGCACGGACATCTGCTGTTACTGGTTATTCTTCTATAGATAACCATGATCTGAGTGAAACCACTTCTGCACCGGATGCTGATACTTCCACTGTTCAAACTactgaaaatgtgaatgttccAGAGAATCTGCCTTATTCGGAAGGCATACTTGATTCATCCATCCTTCCAAATGAAGCTCGTGGTTCCAATTTCGATGTTGGTAATGCAAAACCTACAGCTTCTAAAACTTTTGAGCAGCAAGTCGTTAATTTAATGGCCTTTGATGCTAATTAACGTTTTTTTGGTTTTGCAAATTCTTTATAGACTCAACTCAAGCTACTGGCTATGGTTCTTCTGTTAATGGTGTTAATGGAGCAGAGGACGCGACAAAAGCTAATGTCATGGAAAACGGGATCACCTCAAATGCTGGTATTGGATCTGCTTTGTTGAATCAACCTCTAGGTGGTTCTGGTGTCCATTCTGCTTTTTAGACCCTTGTCGATCCTATCTTTTTCATTTTGATCGATTGACTCACATGGGGTTTTTGGCTCCTGGTTGTAAATAACACTGAGGAAGTAGTATATGACTATATGGATTCCCTCACGCTTTCTCACCTTTGCTGAAATTTAAATCACAGCTTTGAAAGACACCATATACTTGTCAGGTCGCACATTGCATGTCCTTTGAAACAACATtggaagttaaaaaattttaataggcTTATATAttctccatttttttaaaaataaagcacATTTAACCCCTTTGTTAAAACAATTCAAGCACATTTATCCCATTTGTAAGGGGTTTTATGCCTGATTTTTCAAAACACAGGGTTATAAaacgtaatatttttttcttacgAGGTTTTTTGCTTTTTGAATTTTTACAGGGGTCTTGATGCAATTTGTCTTTGATTTCTGTGTAGATACCAATGATTGCATTAAGGATAAGCATTGATAAAATGGAAATATCACTTTCATTCACTAATTATAGTAGAATGAAAAGATTGAACTGCATCAGTCATTGAACTTATACTGTGGTAGTATCATACAAGAGAAAAACTAATATTGTGATGTATTATGTATTTGTTGTCTTTACTGAATTTTGTTATCACCCCTTATGAGTTATGACATTTTTAACTTAAACCCTATGATAATCAAAACTGATGCTGATTGTTTGTTTTGACAAATTCCATATGATTTTGGAACCTCAGTGGTTTTTTTTCAATTCATGCATGTGGAACAATCATGTTTACTTATGGTAGCGTACTTTATGATTTTCAAACTATTTCCTTATAATGCAGTGTTAGGGTCaagaatattattaaaaaaattctttgtttttctctctCTATTGAATTTGTTGCTTATGATGTTAAAGAATTTATGCCAGGTCTAAGTGCAGAAGAAGAAAGATTGTGGAGCATTGTGAAGGCTAATTCCTTGGACTTTAATGCTTGGACTTCCCTGATTGAAGAGACAGAGAGAGTGGCAGAGGTGTGGCTGATGGACTGGAGtttatgttttcttgatgctCATTTCTTTTCCTTACCTTTGCTACTGATTTGAACAAGAATTGAACTGTAAAATTTTCTCAATGAATATGATGTTTATCTATTGCATGAATGCCTCTTAATAATACTCGATGGgcctctatttttatttttttctacttTTCCAGCTATTTCAAGCAAATTGAACTCTTGCATgtcttcattttaatttttagggAGAGATTTTGAAGATTCAAAAAGTATATGATGCTTTTTTAACGGAATTTCCTCTCTGCTATGGTTACTGGAAGAAGTATGCTGATCATGAGGCACGCCTAATCTCAATGGACAAAGTTGCGGAGGTTTATGAACGAGCTGTTCAAAGCGTAACCTACTCTGTTGACATGTGGTTGCACTATTGTGTATTTGCAGTCGGCACTTATGGAGATCCAGATGCTATCAGAAGGTAATTTCCAGGATCAGTTTACTCACGTTTAGCTTGTGTGGTTATCCATGATTCCTTGATGTTTCGTTGTTGAAGTGACCATTTATTGCTTTCTAACGTGGTTTCAGCCTGTACGCAACAGCCATTTTTGAAGTGTAAGGTTTAAAGGTTTGTTGAGAATACACTTCAGATAAACAACTGCTTGTGTTAACCCTTGAATCGGTGGCTACTTTAAGTGCTATCacgatttttttcttttcctcatCACCCCTTCGGTTATACTTCTCATTAGGGCTCTGCTGTAGTAATTTTCTTCTCCGTGAATTTTTGCTGTTTTGTCCATGGCACATGAGGTGCATCAATATACAATTGCTGCCAGGAAGATGGTCCCCAATAAGGCTAAGATGGCCTTCATGACTACTCCCTTGAGTCTTGACGAGCTGTGTAAGATTCTTTTGAGGAAGGTAAATGCAGTGTCATTTGTCCTTAGCTCAGAATTGTCAAGTGCTCTTTGAGTGAATTATCACCCCCGCAACACCATACCTCTTAGATGCTTATGTGGTCGATCATGGATTAACCTGCATCTTTATGGAATAACACAACTTCTTCCTTTCTGTTGGTGTTCCAGGTTATTTGAAAGAGCTTTAGAGTATGTTGGAAGTGATTATTTATGCTTTCCTCTTTGGGACAAATTCATTGAGTATGAAATTTCTCAACAAGATTGGCCTCGTATTGCAACATTATACACACGGGTGTTAGGAGTTCCAAATCAGCAGCTGGATCGCTATTTTGAGGGGTAATATTTTAAACTTCAGGCCTTGCTCTCTTCTCTAAACTCATATTTCTTTAACATCCTCAGTCTCGACTATGTTATCACTTTCATTTTACTCTTGAGTTTTGACCACGTAACATCTTTGTTTTTTTGCTGTTTGTTTGCCCTGATACCATTCTATGGTTAAGAAGTGAGATTTGAAGTAGTATTTGGTGGGTtgtgatttgttgttgtgtAGGTTAGTTTATGATGTGAGGTGTAAGTTTGTTCATTCTTTTGTTTTGTGCTCTAAATTCCTTCCACTGGTTCATTCTAGCCCCTGTAAGCATCTTTTGTACCCACCCGTATTAGTGCCCCTTTCTTTATACCTACCCAGATTGAGAAGAAACAAAGTGGTATGTTTTGTagtcattttttgaaaaatgtcCATACCCTTGTTCCACTTTGGCCAGTTCTTTCCTTTCAATTTTTGCCTTTTCCTCACCCTGGCTAGGAAAAGAAGGCCTTGGGAGTGCCAATGGCATTCCATTTAATTTTAACCAACTGCTTCTTGTGTTTATCTGAAAACAGATTGTTTCTTTGTCAAATAGTTTTACTGGTGATAACACGTTTTTTTCGCATGGACGGTATGCGTTATTACAATCATTCTAATACTTTCTTCATAGCACTGACGATTTTAGCTTGTGATGTTACAGTTTTAAAGAGTTGGTTGCCAATAGGCCTCTATCAGAGTTGAGAACAGCTGAGGAAGCTGCTGCCACAGCTTTTACAAATTCAGAAACTAATAGTGAAGAAAATGAGGGAGAGATACCCACTGGTGCTTTGGAACAGTCTTTTAAGCCTCTTAACGCAAACTTAAAAGATGCCGAGGAGTTGGAGAAGTACATATCCATTAGGGAAGAGATATATAAGAGGgctaaagagtttgattttaagATAATTGGTTTCGAAACAGCTATTAGGAGGCCCTACTTTCATGTACGGCCCCTAAATGCTGCAGAGCTCGAAAACTGGCATGACTATCTTGATTTTGTTGAAGGTGAAGATGAATTCAATAAGGTATACAAGTTTGGttttttcagaatttttttaCTCGCCACGTAGCTTGAGTTGTCCTTTTTATAAATTTACTTACAGTGAAGTAATATCTGCCGTGTCGTGTGCTTTATTGGATAATTTGTTGGAGAAGCATCTCATAAATGGGATGTTGAACTTGATCTAAAGCATGAGCCTTCCTTTGCTATCTGTAAGGCTTAGTACCTCAAACTGCGAGTCAAAATTCTGGATTCATGATACCTTGTATGACAATATGCTTGTGTTAAAATTCCTATGTTATGCATGCAGGTGTGTTCTTATCTTCCTAACCATCTACCTGTCAGGCAAAGAGGGTCCCCCTCCGTATTTGAGGGCCTCCTGCTTCAACGGCTCAATATTAATTGTGCATTTCTCTGTAGTACTTGTTTATTCTTTTCGTTTACGTGACTTTGAATAAGTTGgttttgaattttatctttATGTTCAGATTGTCAAGCTATATGAAAGATGTCTTATAGCATGTGCCAATTATCCTGAATACTGGATACGGTATGTTTTGTGTATGGAAGCTAGTGGCAGTATGGAGCTTGCCGATAATGCCCTTGCTCGTGCTACTCAGGTCTTCGTGAAGGTATGTGGTTCAATAACAGCATATTCatacttaaattttatatatggttAAATCTCCATTTGAGAAAGGCTGGTAGGTTTCATCTCGTGTATTGTTTACATTTATGGTAAAAGGTGACATCAAACTCTTTCAGTTGAAATAGGTAGAAtgtatcagtttattttatgggCTCTTTTGTTTatatgatatttgtttcataGTTACATCTTGTTGGTAAGAGGTAGAAACGATTAAATGTTGTcataaattcaataaatataatGTGATCCATGTGTTGCCCTTGTTTATATGTATAATAACTGCAAAGGTTACCAAGTTGATAGGATTTTGCAGGAATACAGCAGTTTTTGCATTTTAACTTTCTTGCTTCTCTGGCGACAGCTGTGATAAATGTTTGATCATGCTAGAATACTTCATTTATTCAGAGCTCTTAGTATCCTTGCTTGAGATGCGAATAAATGAAATTTGGGCCTCTTGTTTAACTGGTTGAGACATACATTGTTCTTTTTTGGTgacttgtttatttttttcctgAGATGTTCTGAGAAATGTATGACTCCTACTACAagcttatattttattatatacggTTTATAGATGAGCTTTGAAGCAAAACTGCTGTGTTCTTTTGAGTGGGGGGTTGTTTGGTGGATCTCTACCTGATTATTAAATGTAAATCAGATATTAGATGAGAAGGGGGTGTTAGGAGAAAGCAATTACGTGAGGTGGTTGAATTTCTTAAGTAagaaacatattttatttatgtagaCCTCTCATATGAGAATCAACCAAGTCTTCTGCAAAAGCTAGTACCACCGATTCTCGAATACCAGATTACCTAAAGCATCCGCAACAGTACCCCCGTTATCATTCGGTGTAATGGATTGGGAATTCCGGAACAAATATCTGAATTTGTGTATGAAGCTTATTGGAAATTTGGATTTCAAATTGAAAAATCCAAATTGAAACATTCTGGTTCTCTGCTCTTTTTAGTGTCCAAGTTGATGTTCTTATATGCTTTTCTGTTATATGTGTAAAAGATGAGATTAAATTGAACTTTTTCAGGGGTTTGAAAGACACTAGATATGACTGCATTGAGTCGatttgaagaaaatattttgaaaaggtGATCTAAAATAGAAGTTACtaggattttaagtttatgtagTGTCGCCTCTGTTAAGTATTACAATGATGGGAACTTTATTCTTCCTTTATATACGGCTCCATACTATCAACATTACTCATGCTTCAAATTGTCAGATAGGATGGTGTATCTCAAAGAATGTTTTGATGGTGAATCGGTATTTcgtgtttagagaagatagttGCTTGGAAAAAttattccttttctttttcttttgttgcTTAAATCATGTTTTGCCTTAACAGAGGCAACCGGAGATCCATCTGTTTGCTGCACGATTTAGAGAAAAGCGTGGTGACATATCTGGAGCTCGAGCTTCATATCAACTTGTGCACACTGGGATTTCACCTGGACTTCAAGAAGCAATAATTAAGCATGCAAACATGGAGCACCGCCTTGTAAGATTGtgattagtttttttattttttgtataaagCTATATTTGTTTACTTGTAACTCTTTCACAGGGAAACCTAGAAGATGCTTGTTCTTTATATGAGCAGGCAATTGCAATCGAGAAAGGAAAGGAACACTCACTGACTTTACCTTTGTTATTTGCTCAGTACTCACGGTTTATGTTCCTGGtatgttttataatttttaattgttttctgCTAGACTGTTGGATTTCATGTTATGAGATGTCTAGTGCTCGTTTGTAAGAATAAACTTGGGTTGATCTGCTTTAAGTTATGCCGGTTCTTCTGTTTGAGGAATCAGTTATTGGGATTTTTGGATGTGTGCTTTCTTTTATTGACGGCTAAAATTGGGAAACTGGTGTTTCTCTAAGTAACATGTTTTGAGTGTTAACTCAGCTGTTTTTATGACTATCTTAAGCATCCTCTGATTGGGCCTTTGTGTGTGGATTTTATCATTGTttaaagtggtaaactacataTTACGTATTTATTGGTCATGGTCTTGTAAATATGAAAGAAGAAATGCCATTCTTGTTGGCTGTGTGACTCCCCGTATGCATTTATATTTTCTGGAAGGTTTGTGGAAAAGTGGATGAGGCGAGGgaaattcttgatcaagggCTGGAGATTGCGCAATTGTCAAAGCCCCTTTTGGAGGTTCTCCCTTTTTCTGGCTTTCTTTGATTTTGGTCCTTCATTATTTCTCCCCTTATTTTCTCTCCACATTTATCGAACGACTGCATGTACATATGTAAGACACTTGTTTGTCTATTGGTCTCACGTCTTCTCCAGTTTGGAGTTCTCATCTTCTTTCAATGTGGAAATATTGCAGGCAATGATCCACTTAGAATCAATTCAGACACTTCCAAAGCGAATTGATTACTTGGATTCCTTGGTTGATAAATTCATAGTGCCGAATCCCACCAACCCTAGTGTTGCAAGTCTTGGGGAAAGAGAGGAAATGTCGAGCATTTTCTTGGAGGTAATAAATAATTgggaaaattaataaaaaacctgataaaaaatatttcatatttaaacaactcaaaatttcaaaatttcaatcaTATCCCGAATTTCCCCTAACCggattttaaaacaaatatatattaaaaatatggtagttaactgtatatttttttaaaataattacgCATGATATAGTTTTATATGAAACTAAATTTATACAAAAACAATGATTaagttatatttaaaaattaatcaaataaaagtTGGTTCTATCAactaatttttcaagaaaaatataagTTAGATTTATCTACTAAAAATCATTATATATGTTGTACTTTATAAATAGTGGATTGAAATATAATTGATAGTTTATCTGCGAACAATACTTTTTGCAGTTCTTGGATCTTTTTGGAGATGCACAATCCATAAAGAAGGCTGATGATAGACATACAAAACTGTTTTTGCCCCACAAGAGCGTAGCTGAGTCGAAGAAGCGCTATGCAGAGGATTCTTTATTCTCAGACAAAACTAAACTCGCAAAATCACTTGTTTCACCATCTGGCCCTTCAGCAATGGGCACGTATACCAGCACACCGAATCAGTGGGCAGCAGGTTATGGTTTGCAGCCTCAGGCTTGGCCTCAAGCCTCACAAGCTCAGGCACAACAGTGGACTCCTGGCTATCCACAACAGGTGCTTGCTTAATTGTTGAAAATTTCGTCACCAGAAACTGTTTTTACTAAAACTTCGTCATTTTACGTGCTATAATTTTGTGGTCTTTTCTTGAGCAACATCAAAGTTTTGAGAAGCATGGAAAATAACCCGCTGATACCGTGTTTTGGTTTTCTAGGATTCTTACGGTGCTTACGGAACGAGTTACACGCACCCACAAATACCGACATCCCAAAGTGCTGCATATGGAACATATCCTCCTACTTATCCAACACAGGTAGTGAGTGTTGTATTGTACTGTCATTTATATCCTTTTTTCTCTGGCATAGATTCTCTGATGAACaatattttggaaaataatCACACCCCACGTAGAAAGCGATTCCCTTTGGCCTTTTACACGCCTTTCATCACCCACTTTTCCAGTGCTTTTGTCAGTATTTTATTGTCACATTCGTTTCCTGGAAATATCAAACTCCAATCTATTGATTGGTTCAGGCTTATGCGCAGCCGGAAACAAATGTAGCATTGCCTGCAGGCCAACAACCGGCTGCGGCTCCTTCCACGTATTACGGCACTTACTATTGAGGAACAAAGGGTGATATCCGACAAGTTCTACTCTGTTTCTTATTCCATCTCTACGCTTTTTGTTAGATATAGAACCTTGAGTTTTCTGTTTGCACACTGGACGAATATGGTAGGTGTTGTGAAATTGTTGTTGGTGCTACGGCTAGATCACTTGCAAAGATGAATGTATGATGAAGACATGTTAATTGTAATGTGATTTAATGTCGATGAATATCTTATTACCGTATAATTAAGGTACATGACGAGCATCCAATTCTATTAGACACCGCGTGGGATAGAAGGTAAGACATTGATTATTCATCTTTGTTTTGTATAATAAACTATTTTCTTATCTAAACatattgatttatcatatttatatttatattatgtatttttcatGATTATAGTCATATGATTATCATATAGCGGTGTCATCACTGTCATGCCATAGGAACATCTTGTATATTGGATCTAGCTAGCTTTTAACGAATGGTTGAGGAAAATTTTTTGTCAAGTTGAATGGCAGTCTCGTTTTCAGACTTCGAAAgatatattttcatcataatttatatatatcagTTATTTGTACGTGGTATAGTGAGTTTCTTTTATAagttttattgcttaaaaaataaagaaaataatagtGCTTTGGAATAAGCATGAGTAATCAAATGAAATAAAGCAAATCATTCGAGCTAAAATTTATTATTGTTCTTATACTTGGAACGAGCATGAAGAAATTAACATACttctttatctttttttttaataagcttttaatttttttgcataACGTtaatttttcatacaaaattaAAAAGTCTTTTTGGAGATAGAAAAAATTTATGATGACAGTAATTTTTGTTTATCTGGCCTAaacttaatatatagtataaaatttatgatttattttaaacacACGGACACGCAAtggttatttaaatttttgttcccaaatgttaataaatcattttaataatatttttatattttccaaaaatatttgaatctcaTTCTTTCTATCAGGGACCGGGGTTTCCTGTAATTTTATTTGAAGTGGCCGAGTTTTCAGTCCCCCAACcccttaattttattataaaattttatttttaaaaaatattattatttaaataaaaatctaaaatatttttatattaatttatttcataccatttttttattttttaattaaatagtattatcttttaaatttaaataataaattaatttataataaaaaataaggaGGGGCCGAAATTTCAA
This sequence is a window from Primulina huaijiensis isolate GDHJ02 chromosome 13, ASM1229523v2, whole genome shotgun sequence. Protein-coding genes within it:
- the LOC140991768 gene encoding pre-mRNA-processing factor 39-1-like isoform X3 yields the protein MGDSEFVVARTSAVTGYSSIDNHDLSETTSAPDADTSTVQTTENVNVPENLPYSEGILDSSILPNEARGSNFDVDSTQATGYGSSVNGVNGAEDATKANVMENGITSNAEFMPGLSAEEERLWSIVKANSLDFNAWTSLIEETERVAEGEILKIQKVYDAFLTEFPLCYGYWKKYADHEARLISMDKVAEVYERAVQSVTYSVDMWLHYCVFAVGTYGDPDAIRRLFERALEYVGSDYLCFPLWDKFIEYEISQQDWPRIATLYTRVLGVPNQQLDRYFEGFKELVANRPLSELRTAEEAAATAFTNSETNSEENEGEIPTGALEQSFKPLNANLKDAEELEKYISIREEIYKRAKEFDFKIIGFETAIRRPYFHVRPLNAAELENWHDYLDFVEGEDEFNKIVKLYERCLIACANYPEYWIRYVLCMEASGSMELADNALARATQVFVKRQPEIHLFAARFREKRGDISGARASYQLVHTGISPGLQEAIIKHANMEHRLGNLEDACSLYEQAIAIEKGKEHSLTLPLLFAQYSRFMFLVCGKVDEAREILDQGLEIAQLSKPLLEAMIHLESIQTLPKRIDYLDSLVDKFIVPNPTNPSVASLGEREEMSSIFLEFLDLFGDAQSIKKADDRHTKLFLPHKSVAESKKRYAEDSLFSDKTKLAKSLVSPSGPSAMGTYTSTPNQWAAGYGLQPQAWPQASQAQAQQWTPGYPQQDSYGAYGTSYTHPQIPTSQSAAYGTYPPTYPTQAYAQPETNVALPAGQQPAAAPSTYYGTYY
- the LOC140991768 gene encoding pre-mRNA-processing factor 39-1-like isoform X4, encoding MGDSEFVVARTSAVTGYSSIDNHDLSETTSAPDADTSTVQTTENVNVPENLPYSEGILDSSILPNEARGSNFDVATGYGSSVNGVNGAEDATKANVMENGITSNAEFMPGLSAEEERLWSIVKANSLDFNAWTSLIEETERVAEGEILKIQKVYDAFLTEFPLCYGYWKKYADHEARLISMDKVAEVYERAVQSVTYSVDMWLHYCVFAVGTYGDPDAIRRLFERALEYVGSDYLCFPLWDKFIEYEISQQDWPRIATLYTRVLGVPNQQLDRYFEGFKELVANRPLSELRTAEEAAATAFTNSETNSEENEGEIPTGALEQSFKPLNANLKDAEELEKYISIREEIYKRAKEFDFKIIGFETAIRRPYFHVRPLNAAELENWHDYLDFVEGEDEFNKIVKLYERCLIACANYPEYWIRYVLCMEASGSMELADNALARATQVFVKRQPEIHLFAARFREKRGDISGARASYQLVHTGISPGLQEAIIKHANMEHRLGNLEDACSLYEQAIAIEKGKEHSLTLPLLFAQYSRFMFLVCGKVDEAREILDQGLEIAQLSKPLLEAMIHLESIQTLPKRIDYLDSLVDKFIVPNPTNPSVASLGEREEMSSIFLEFLDLFGDAQSIKKADDRHTKLFLPHKSVAESKKRYAEDSLFSDKTKLAKSLVSPSGPSAMGTYTSTPNQWAAGYGLQPQAWPQASQAQAQQWTPGYPQQDSYGAYGTSYTHPQIPTSQSAAYGTYPPTYPTQAYAQPETNVALPAGQQPAAAPSTYYGTYY
- the LOC140991768 gene encoding pre-mRNA-processing factor 39-1-like isoform X2, with protein sequence MGDSEFVVARTSAVTGYSSIDNHDLSETTSAPDADTSTVQTTENVNVPENLPYSEGILDSSILPNEARGSNFDVATGYGSSVNGVNGAEDATKANVMENGITSNAGIGSALLNQPLGLSAEEERLWSIVKANSLDFNAWTSLIEETERVAEGEILKIQKVYDAFLTEFPLCYGYWKKYADHEARLISMDKVAEVYERAVQSVTYSVDMWLHYCVFAVGTYGDPDAIRRLFERALEYVGSDYLCFPLWDKFIEYEISQQDWPRIATLYTRVLGVPNQQLDRYFEGFKELVANRPLSELRTAEEAAATAFTNSETNSEENEGEIPTGALEQSFKPLNANLKDAEELEKYISIREEIYKRAKEFDFKIIGFETAIRRPYFHVRPLNAAELENWHDYLDFVEGEDEFNKIVKLYERCLIACANYPEYWIRYVLCMEASGSMELADNALARATQVFVKRQPEIHLFAARFREKRGDISGARASYQLVHTGISPGLQEAIIKHANMEHRLGNLEDACSLYEQAIAIEKGKEHSLTLPLLFAQYSRFMFLVCGKVDEAREILDQGLEIAQLSKPLLEAMIHLESIQTLPKRIDYLDSLVDKFIVPNPTNPSVASLGEREEMSSIFLEFLDLFGDAQSIKKADDRHTKLFLPHKSVAESKKRYAEDSLFSDKTKLAKSLVSPSGPSAMGTYTSTPNQWAAGYGLQPQAWPQASQAQAQQWTPGYPQQDSYGAYGTSYTHPQIPTSQSAAYGTYPPTYPTQAYAQPETNVALPAGQQPAAAPSTYYGTYY